A region from the Phycisphaerales bacterium genome encodes:
- a CDS encoding NADP-dependent isocitrate dehydrogenase, producing MASAITMKAGTLSVPNDPIIPFIEGDGTGPDIWRASVRVIDAAVARASEGKCRIHWHEVLAGEKAFNKTGNWLPDQTIEDFKKYLVGIKGPLTTPVGGGIRSLNVALRQLLDLYVCLRPVRWFKGVPSPVKRPQDCEMVIFRENTEDIYAGIDFAAGSPEAKVILDALAEKMPKEFNKIRFGTREKALDYFAAAMGGMDNVKNLPLPVLVGIGIKPVSKYGSQRLVWAAIEYALKGKRKSVTLVHKGNIMKFTEGAFKDWGYEVAVQAFREQCVTERESWILGNKEANADCTAEQNAKMIDPGYDMMTPDQKAKLVKEVEGVLSAIWPTHGQGKWKSKLMIKDSIADITLQQVLTRPKDFDVIATLNLNGDYLSDALAAQIGGIGIAPGANINYVSGHAIFEATHGTAPKYANLDQVNPGSVILSGEMMLRYLGAGDASSPWSKAADLIIKGMDGAISAKTVTYDFERLMKAEGDTSVKKVKCSEFGDAVIKHMG from the coding sequence ATGGCGTCCGCGATCACGATGAAGGCCGGCACACTCAGCGTCCCCAACGACCCCATCATCCCCTTCATCGAGGGCGACGGCACCGGGCCCGACATCTGGCGCGCGAGCGTCCGCGTCATCGACGCCGCGGTGGCCCGGGCCTCCGAGGGCAAATGCAGGATCCACTGGCACGAAGTCCTCGCCGGTGAAAAGGCCTTCAACAAAACCGGCAACTGGCTCCCCGATCAGACCATCGAGGACTTCAAGAAGTACCTCGTCGGCATCAAGGGCCCGCTCACCACGCCCGTTGGCGGCGGCATCCGCTCGCTCAACGTCGCCCTCCGCCAGCTCCTCGATCTCTACGTCTGCCTCCGCCCCGTGCGCTGGTTCAAGGGCGTCCCCAGCCCCGTGAAGCGCCCGCAGGATTGCGAGATGGTCATCTTCCGCGAGAACACCGAAGACATCTATGCCGGCATCGACTTCGCCGCCGGCAGCCCCGAGGCCAAGGTCATCCTCGACGCCCTCGCCGAGAAGATGCCCAAGGAGTTCAACAAGATCCGATTCGGCACGCGCGAAAAGGCCCTCGACTACTTCGCCGCGGCCATGGGGGGCATGGACAACGTCAAGAACCTCCCGCTCCCTGTCCTCGTCGGCATCGGCATCAAGCCCGTGAGCAAGTACGGCTCGCAGCGCCTCGTCTGGGCCGCCATCGAGTACGCCCTGAAGGGAAAGCGTAAGTCCGTCACGCTCGTCCACAAGGGCAACATCATGAAGTTCACCGAAGGCGCGTTCAAAGACTGGGGCTACGAAGTTGCCGTCCAGGCCTTCCGCGAGCAGTGCGTCACCGAGCGCGAATCCTGGATCCTCGGCAACAAGGAAGCCAACGCCGACTGCACAGCCGAGCAGAACGCCAAGATGATCGATCCCGGCTACGACATGATGACCCCCGATCAGAAGGCCAAGCTCGTCAAGGAAGTCGAAGGCGTCCTCAGCGCCATCTGGCCGACCCACGGCCAAGGCAAATGGAAGTCCAAGCTCATGATCAAGGACTCCATCGCGGACATCACGCTCCAGCAGGTCCTCACCCGCCCCAAGGATTTCGACGTCATCGCTACGCTCAACCTCAACGGCGATTACCTCTCCGACGCGCTGGCCGCCCAGATCGGCGGCATCGGCATCGCCCCGGGCGCCAACATCAACTACGTCTCCGGCCACGCGATCTTCGAGGCCACGCACGGCACCGCCCCCAAGTACGCCAACCTCGACCAGGTCAACCCCGGCTCGGTCATCCTCTCCGGCGAGATGATGCTCCGGTATCTGGGCGCGGGCGACGCGAGCTCGCCGTGGTCCAAAGCCGCCGACCTCATCATCAAGGGCATGGACGGCGCCATCAGCGCGAAGACGGTGACGTATGACTTTGAACGATTGATGAAGGCCGAGGGCGACACGAGCGTGAAGAAGGTGAAGTGCAGCGAGTTTGGGGATGCGGTGATCAAGCACATGGGGTGA
- a CDS encoding MmgE/PrpD family protein yields the protein MAGKAPVDPNKKYISHHLAEWATKLRYEDLSPAAIEKAKLFWFDSIGCALGGSQQEDAHILLAHHKEMAPASNGPCTSFVTGFKTNPVDAAFLNAHMIRAMDYNDIYWKADPCHPSDIIAAPLALCEMLGLSGKDLILATVIAYEVEQRLCEFGVPGVREYGWHHATLTAFAAPIAAGRVLNLGVDQMVQAIGICASRTFTPGAVTAGKLTNMKNTVDPWAARMGVESAMLAKRGYSGPEHIFDGKEGLYAVFGHVQYKGAPAKFNTEMLLESLPHCPKCHYRIIDCGMKSFPIEALSHAPLTAMMKCVKENAIKASDVQEIKVEVIARAADILGDPHKYRPDSKETADHSLPYCMAVGLVDGMVTPLQFKEERVLDKSLIPVMDKVKVVANDEFEALFPKFQPSQVTITTTDGKSFTKRVDVPKGDPRDPMTAEEIGVKFHALGDGVIGKAACDALAKATLEMEKIGNVREYTRLAVRAK from the coding sequence ATGGCCGGCAAAGCGCCCGTTGACCCCAACAAGAAGTACATCTCGCACCACCTCGCCGAGTGGGCAACGAAGTTGCGGTATGAGGATCTCTCGCCCGCGGCGATCGAGAAGGCCAAACTCTTCTGGTTCGATTCCATCGGCTGCGCCCTCGGCGGCAGCCAGCAGGAGGACGCCCACATCCTCCTCGCGCATCACAAGGAGATGGCACCGGCGTCGAATGGGCCGTGCACCAGTTTCGTGACCGGCTTCAAGACGAATCCCGTGGACGCGGCGTTCCTCAACGCCCACATGATCCGCGCGATGGACTACAACGACATCTACTGGAAGGCCGACCCGTGCCATCCCAGCGACATCATCGCCGCGCCACTCGCGCTTTGTGAGATGCTGGGCCTCTCGGGGAAGGACCTCATCCTCGCGACGGTGATCGCGTATGAGGTCGAGCAGCGTCTCTGCGAGTTCGGCGTGCCCGGCGTGCGTGAGTATGGCTGGCACCACGCGACGCTGACGGCGTTTGCCGCGCCGATCGCAGCGGGGCGTGTGCTGAATCTCGGCGTGGACCAGATGGTGCAAGCGATCGGGATTTGTGCGAGTCGCACGTTCACCCCCGGTGCGGTGACCGCGGGCAAACTCACGAACATGAAGAACACGGTCGATCCGTGGGCGGCCCGCATGGGTGTCGAGAGTGCGATGCTCGCGAAGCGCGGCTACAGCGGGCCCGAGCACATCTTCGATGGCAAGGAGGGGCTGTATGCCGTGTTCGGGCACGTGCAGTACAAGGGCGCCCCGGCGAAGTTCAACACCGAGATGCTGCTGGAGTCATTGCCGCACTGCCCGAAGTGCCACTATCGCATCATCGACTGCGGCATGAAGTCGTTCCCCATCGAGGCGCTCAGCCACGCGCCGCTGACGGCGATGATGAAGTGCGTGAAGGAGAACGCGATCAAGGCCTCCGACGTGCAGGAGATCAAGGTCGAGGTCATCGCGCGGGCGGCGGACATCCTGGGCGACCCGCACAAGTATCGCCCCGACAGCAAGGAGACGGCGGATCACTCGCTCCCGTATTGCATGGCGGTTGGTCTCGTGGATGGCATGGTCACGCCGCTGCAGTTCAAGGAGGAGCGCGTGCTCGACAAGAGCCTGATCCCCGTGATGGACAAGGTGAAGGTCGTGGCGAACGACGAGTTCGAGGCGCTCTTCCCGAAGTTCCAACCGAGCCAGGTGACGATCACGACGACCGACGGCAAGTCGTTCACGAAGCGCGTGGACGTCCCCAAGGGCGACCCGCGCGACCCGATGACGGCCGAGGAGATCGGCGTGAAGTTCCACGCGCTTGGCGACGGCGTGATCGGCAAGGCGGCGTGCGATGCGCTCGCGAAGGCAACGCTGGAGATGGAGAAGATCGGCAATGTGCGGGAGTACACGCGGCTGGCGGTCAGGGCGAAGTAG
- a CDS encoding CDP-alcohol phosphatidyltransferase family protein: MSRAIASWLARLGVSPNTISIFGLIAAVVAGSCLAWTGSYESYRPLLFIGAAGCIGLRLLANMLDGMVAVEHNRLSPTGEVFNEVPDRLADIAVLVGAGYAHTSEPALGYLAAIAALMTAYVRALGKSLGLPSDYRGPMAKPHRMGVVILACLALAIIPSLSTARMFWDSVGGMGAAIGVVALGSTATTLRRLVHLLHRLRSQGS, encoded by the coding sequence GTGTCACGAGCGATCGCGTCGTGGCTCGCACGCCTCGGCGTTTCACCCAACACGATATCGATCTTCGGTCTCATCGCGGCGGTGGTGGCGGGATCGTGTCTTGCATGGACCGGCTCGTACGAGTCGTATCGACCGCTCCTGTTCATTGGCGCGGCGGGGTGCATCGGCCTACGTCTCCTGGCGAATATGCTCGACGGCATGGTGGCGGTTGAACACAATCGGCTTTCGCCAACGGGAGAGGTATTCAATGAGGTGCCGGATCGACTGGCGGACATCGCCGTGCTCGTCGGTGCGGGATACGCCCACACGTCTGAGCCTGCATTGGGGTATCTGGCGGCGATCGCCGCACTCATGACCGCCTATGTCCGTGCGCTGGGCAAGTCGCTCGGACTTCCTAGCGATTATCGTGGGCCCATGGCGAAGCCGCATCGTATGGGCGTTGTGATACTCGCCTGCCTCGCTCTTGCGATCATCCCTTCATTGAGTACAGCGCGAATGTTCTGGGACAGTGTTGGTGGTATGGGCGCGGCGATTGGTGTTGTGGCTCTAGGATCGACCGCGACGACGCTTCGACGATTGGTACACTTGCTCCACAGACTGCGATCACAGGGGTCCTAA